From Pulveribacter suum, a single genomic window includes:
- a CDS encoding class I SAM-dependent DNA methyltransferase encodes MTPDTPLPEDHADHAAAQAFIARWQGVAASELATAQSFVIELCTLLGVERPHATPAQDYMFERPVTFRHGDGSTSSGRIDCYRRGRFVLEAKKLKAAAATRGFDDGMLRARSQAEGYARALPAAEGRPPFLLVVDVGNVIEVYAEFSQSGATYTPFPDPRSHRLPLADLGRADVRERLRHIWLAPERLDPARISAEVTREVAALLARLSQSLESSLGFERNTASAQAGQAPAAPEKVANFLTRCLFSMFAEDVELLPEGSFLHLLQTHREDPATLQQMLRILWADMDRGGFSAALAKPVLHFNGKLFKGAGEDGYSLLLTTAQIDLLIEAARANWREVEPAIFGTLLERALDPAERHALGAHYTPRAYVERLVQPTVIAPLRARWQDARAAALVLAREAAALDGRAREAKLEQARAEIRAFHHHLCSVRVLDPACGSANFLYVTLEHLKRLEGEVVGALEELGQAQDQLGFEGETVTLAQLLGIELNERAAALAELVLWIGWLQWHIRARGRASVAEPVVHAYGNIECRDAVLAWDAQEPAYAAAGHMRTRWDGRTYKPHPVTGESVPDEAAQVPQWRYVGARKAAWPQADFIVGNPPFIGASSMRAALGDGYVEALRGAWPEVPESADFVMFWWRHAAALVAAGQVQRMGLITTNSLRQTFNRRVVQAALDAGTHLDMAVSDHPWVDSASGAAVRIAMTVLAAGAGEAGQLLTVTDELPGAHGEVLVEVRAQEGLIHADLSVGANIAAVSALAANQHLSNRGVQLFGAGFIVTPEQAAALLPLLLGEGGGEGQRPQLIRDYRNGRDLTDKPRGVQVIDAFGLSAEQLRTQHPAIYQWLLERVKPERDLNNRESRKKNWWLFGETNPKLRRQLAGLPRYIATVETAKHRTFQFLDASILPDNMLVAIALDDAYTLGVLSSQPHIDWALATGGTLEDRPRYNKSRCFETFPFPQEDTGLTPQLRARIAQLAEQIDAHRKRVLSAGHAGLTLTGLYNVLAALRDGRALTPKEKTLHTQGLAGVLRELHDELDAAVLAAYGLPPAADTQAVLALLVQLNARRAQEEAQGQVRWLRPDFQNPQKSLQNQELPALDGQAPEADSMDAKSLSKEEQPVPAATRPWPSTLPEQVRAVADVLAASSAPLPLPAIEARFKGRGPWKKGLPTLLHTLEALGRARPVALADGTAAWGG; translated from the coding sequence ATGACGCCCGACACACCCCTGCCCGAAGACCATGCCGACCACGCCGCCGCCCAGGCCTTCATCGCCCGTTGGCAGGGCGTGGCTGCCAGCGAGCTGGCCACGGCGCAAAGCTTCGTGATCGAGCTGTGCACGCTGCTGGGCGTGGAGCGGCCCCACGCCACGCCCGCGCAGGACTACATGTTCGAGCGCCCCGTCACCTTCCGCCACGGCGACGGCAGCACCAGCAGCGGGCGCATCGACTGCTACCGGCGCGGCCGCTTCGTGCTGGAGGCGAAAAAGCTCAAGGCCGCGGCCGCTACCCGCGGCTTTGACGACGGCATGCTGCGCGCCCGCAGCCAGGCCGAGGGCTACGCCCGCGCGCTGCCCGCCGCCGAAGGTCGCCCGCCCTTTTTGCTGGTGGTGGACGTGGGCAACGTCATCGAGGTGTATGCCGAGTTCAGCCAGAGCGGCGCCACCTACACCCCCTTCCCCGACCCGCGCAGCCACCGCCTGCCACTGGCCGACTTAGGGCGCGCGGACGTGCGCGAGCGCCTGCGCCACATCTGGCTGGCGCCCGAGCGGCTGGACCCGGCGCGCATCAGCGCCGAGGTCACGCGCGAGGTGGCGGCCCTGCTGGCGCGCCTGTCGCAGTCGCTGGAGAGCAGCCTGGGATTTGAACGAAATACGGCCTCAGCGCAGGCAGGGCAAGCGCCAGCAGCTCCTGAAAAGGTAGCAAATTTCCTCACGCGCTGCCTGTTTTCGATGTTTGCCGAAGACGTGGAGCTGCTGCCCGAGGGCAGCTTTCTGCACCTGCTGCAAACCCACCGCGAAGACCCGGCCACGCTGCAGCAGATGCTGCGCATCCTGTGGGCCGACATGGACCGCGGGGGCTTCTCGGCGGCGCTGGCCAAGCCCGTGCTGCACTTCAACGGCAAGCTGTTCAAGGGCGCGGGCGAAGACGGCTACAGCCTGCTGCTGACCACCGCCCAGATCGACCTGCTGATCGAAGCCGCCCGCGCCAACTGGCGCGAGGTGGAGCCGGCCATCTTCGGCACGCTGCTCGAGCGCGCGCTCGACCCCGCCGAGCGCCACGCCCTGGGCGCGCACTACACGCCGCGCGCCTACGTCGAGCGCCTGGTGCAGCCCACTGTGATCGCGCCGCTGCGCGCCCGCTGGCAGGACGCGCGCGCCGCCGCCCTGGTGCTGGCGCGCGAGGCCGCAGCGCTGGACGGCCGCGCGCGCGAGGCGAAACTGGAGCAGGCGCGCGCCGAGATCCGCGCCTTTCACCACCACCTGTGCAGCGTGCGCGTGCTCGACCCGGCCTGCGGCAGCGCCAATTTTCTGTACGTCACGCTGGAGCACCTCAAGCGCCTGGAGGGCGAGGTCGTCGGCGCCCTGGAGGAGCTGGGCCAGGCGCAGGACCAGCTCGGCTTCGAGGGCGAGACCGTCACGCTGGCGCAGCTGCTGGGCATCGAGCTGAACGAACGCGCCGCCGCGCTGGCCGAGCTGGTGCTGTGGATCGGCTGGCTGCAATGGCACATCCGCGCCCGCGGCCGCGCCAGCGTGGCCGAGCCCGTCGTGCACGCCTACGGCAACATCGAATGCCGCGACGCCGTGCTGGCCTGGGACGCGCAGGAGCCCGCTTACGCCGCCGCCGGCCACATGCGCACGCGCTGGGACGGGCGCACGTACAAGCCGCATCCGGTGACCGGCGAGAGCGTGCCCGACGAGGCCGCGCAGGTGCCGCAGTGGCGTTATGTGGGCGCACGCAAGGCCGCGTGGCCGCAGGCGGATTTCATCGTGGGCAATCCGCCGTTCATCGGCGCGTCCAGCATGCGCGCCGCCTTGGGCGACGGCTACGTCGAAGCCCTGCGCGGCGCCTGGCCCGAGGTGCCCGAGAGCGCCGACTTCGTCATGTTCTGGTGGCGGCACGCCGCCGCGCTCGTCGCCGCCGGGCAGGTGCAGCGCATGGGCCTTATCACCACCAACAGCCTGCGCCAGACCTTCAACCGCCGTGTGGTGCAGGCCGCGCTGGACGCCGGCACGCACCTGGACATGGCCGTGTCCGACCACCCCTGGGTGGACAGCGCCAGCGGCGCCGCCGTGCGCATCGCCATGACGGTGCTGGCCGCCGGTGCGGGCGAGGCGGGGCAGCTGCTGACGGTGACGGACGAGCTGCCCGGAGCGCATGGCGAGGTGCTGGTCGAGGTGCGTGCGCAGGAGGGGCTGATCCACGCCGACCTGAGCGTCGGCGCCAACATCGCCGCCGTCAGCGCCCTGGCGGCCAATCAGCACCTGAGCAACCGCGGCGTGCAGCTGTTCGGCGCCGGCTTCATCGTCACGCCCGAACAGGCCGCCGCCTTGCTCCCTCTCCTTCTGGGAGAGGGCGGGGGTGAGGGCCAGCGCCCCCAGCTCATCCGCGACTACCGCAACGGCCGCGACCTGACCGACAAGCCGCGCGGCGTGCAGGTCATCGACGCCTTCGGTTTGAGCGCCGAGCAGCTGCGCACGCAGCACCCGGCCATCTACCAGTGGCTGCTGGAGCGGGTGAAGCCGGAGCGAGACCTGAACAACCGCGAGAGCCGCAAGAAGAATTGGTGGCTGTTCGGAGAGACCAATCCCAAATTGCGGCGGCAACTCGCCGGCCTGCCGCGCTACATCGCCACGGTCGAAACCGCCAAGCACCGCACCTTCCAGTTCCTGGACGCCAGCATCCTCCCGGACAACATGCTGGTCGCCATCGCGCTGGACGATGCCTACACCCTCGGCGTCCTCTCCAGCCAGCCGCACATCGACTGGGCGCTGGCCACGGGCGGCACGCTGGAAGACCGTCCCCGCTACAACAAATCCCGCTGCTTTGAAACCTTCCCCTTCCCTCAAGAAGACACCGGCCTCACCCCCCAGCTGCGCGCCCGCATCGCCCAGCTGGCCGAGCAGATCGACGCGCACAGGAAGCGCGTGCTGTCCGCCGGCCACGCCGGCCTGACGCTGACCGGCCTGTACAACGTGCTGGCCGCGCTGCGGGACGGCCGCGCCCTGACCCCGAAGGAAAAAACCCTCCACACCCAGGGCCTGGCAGGCGTGCTGCGCGAGCTGCACGACGAGCTGGACGCCGCCGTCCTCGCCGCCTACGGCCTGCCGCCCGCGGCCGACACCCAGGCCGTGCTGGCGCTCCTGGTGCAGCTCAACGCCCGCCGCGCGCAGGAGGAAGCCCAGGGCCAGGTGCGCTGGCTGCGCCCGGATTTCCAGAATCCGCAAAAATCGCTGCAAAATCAGGAGCTGCCAGCGCTTGATGGGCAAGCGCCAGAGGCCGATTCGATGGATGCAAAATCGCTATCGAAAGAGGAGCAACCGGTGCCCGCCGCCACCCGCCCCTGGCCCTCCACCCTGCCCGAGCAGGTGCGCGCCGTGGCCGACGTGCTGGCCGCCAGCAGCGCCCCGCTGCCCCTGCCCGCCATCGAAGCCCGCTTCAAGGGCCGCGGCCCCTGGAAGAAGGGCCTGCCCACCCTGCTGCACACCCTGGAAGCCCTGGGCCGCGCCCGCCCCGTGGCCCTGGCGGACGGCACGGCGGCATGGGGTGGGTGA
- a CDS encoding type II toxin-antitoxin system RelE/ParE family toxin: MSYRLQQTRRFARAYKKLHDNVAADVDAAAAVVADDPAVGERKKGDLAHLLVYRFRSHGQLYLLGYTADDAVRLVYLEAVGPHENFYRDLKRS, translated from the coding sequence GTGAGCTACCGGCTGCAACAAACCCGGCGGTTCGCCCGGGCCTACAAGAAGCTGCATGACAACGTGGCGGCGGACGTGGATGCAGCTGCCGCCGTCGTTGCCGACGACCCGGCGGTGGGTGAACGCAAGAAGGGCGATCTTGCCCATTTGCTGGTGTACAGATTCCGCAGCCACGGCCAGCTGTACCTGTTGGGCTACACCGCCGATGACGCCGTGCGGCTGGTCTACCTGGAGGCCGTCGGCCCGCACGAAAACTTCTATCGCGACCTCAAACGGTCGTGA
- a CDS encoding ParD-like family protein: MSTSTSIRIDQTLYDQARADAASEHRTIAGQIEYWAKVGRAALDNPDLPVSFIAEALASLAEPREMATAFVPRSSSQSERA; this comes from the coding sequence ATGAGCACATCGACTTCCATCCGCATCGACCAAACTTTGTACGACCAGGCGCGCGCGGACGCGGCGAGCGAGCACCGCACCATCGCCGGGCAAATCGAGTACTGGGCCAAGGTAGGCCGCGCCGCACTGGACAATCCCGACTTGCCCGTGAGCTTCATCGCCGAAGCGCTGGCCTCGCTGGCCGAACCGCGCGAGATGGCCACCGCCTTCGTGCCACGGTCGTCCAGCCAGTCCGAGCGCGCGTGA
- a CDS encoding formylglycine-generating enzyme family protein has product MHRLSLRCRGSLRALLRGLSAALYCAAAQPALAQPAALPARITNSLGMAFVLVPAGSFVMGSDEAPQTLARDYPEMQAKRFTDLADEAPRHRVVITRAFYLGQHEVTVEQFRRFIEASGYRAESDADGTGGYGYNPDYDAATTTRGDAFEGRDTRYSWRNPGFAQEGNHPVVNVTWNDAQALAAWLSAREGHHYRLPTEAQWEYACRAGSGTRYAHGDDPRGLLASANVFDEDSAANWPRWRRQALLGHDGYPFTAPVGRFAPNAFGLYDMSGNAWEWTADWYGEDYYARSPALDPAGPTSGHVRVRRGGSWHTWPLYARCAYRNWNTPQTRYPLVGMRLVRLVQQVQPPAGGTSSKSSSQ; this is encoded by the coding sequence ATGCACCGCCTGTCCCTTCGCTGCCGTGGCTCGCTGCGGGCACTGCTGCGTGGCCTGAGCGCCGCGCTGTACTGCGCCGCCGCGCAGCCGGCCCTCGCGCAGCCGGCCGCCCTGCCGGCACGCATCACCAACTCGCTGGGCATGGCCTTCGTGCTGGTGCCGGCCGGCAGCTTCGTGATGGGCAGCGACGAGGCGCCGCAGACCCTGGCGCGCGACTATCCCGAAATGCAAGCCAAGCGTTTCACAGACCTGGCCGACGAAGCGCCGCGCCACCGCGTGGTCATCACCCGCGCGTTCTACCTGGGCCAGCACGAGGTGACCGTGGAGCAGTTTCGCCGCTTCATCGAGGCCTCGGGCTACCGCGCCGAATCCGACGCCGACGGCACCGGCGGCTATGGCTACAACCCCGACTACGACGCCGCCACCACCACGCGCGGCGACGCCTTCGAAGGGCGCGACACGCGCTACTCCTGGCGCAACCCCGGCTTTGCCCAGGAAGGCAACCACCCCGTGGTCAACGTGACGTGGAACGACGCGCAGGCGCTGGCCGCCTGGCTGAGCGCGCGCGAGGGCCACCACTACCGCCTGCCCACCGAGGCCCAGTGGGAATACGCCTGCCGCGCCGGCAGCGGCACCCGCTACGCCCATGGCGACGACCCGCGCGGCCTGCTGGCCAGCGCCAACGTGTTCGACGAAGACAGCGCGGCGAACTGGCCGCGCTGGCGCCGCCAGGCCCTTCTCGGCCACGACGGCTACCCCTTCACCGCCCCGGTAGGCCGCTTCGCCCCCAACGCCTTCGGCCTGTACGACATGTCCGGCAACGCCTGGGAATGGACGGCCGACTGGTACGGCGAGGACTACTACGCCCGCTCGCCGGCGCTGGACCCCGCCGGCCCGACCAGCGGCCACGTGCGCGTGCGCCGCGGCGGCTCCTGGCACACCTGGCCGCTGTATGCGCGCTGCGCCTATCGCAACTGGAACACGCCGCAGACGCGCTACCCGCTGGTGGGCATGCGGCTGGTGCGGCTGGTGCAGCAGGTGCAGCCGCCAGCTGGCGGCACGTCTTCCAAATCCAGTTCTCAATAG